A region of the Lycium barbarum isolate Lr01 chromosome 1, ASM1917538v2, whole genome shotgun sequence genome:
TcttcatttattttatttactagctactccatctgtttcaatttatgtgagtATATTTCCTTTTTAGTAACAACTTCTTTCTAAATTTGGAAACATATTTAATTAAACTTCTTAGTTTGcttttaatataaaaaaaattatagcgACACAAATATTATGGCATAGTTATGACTATTAGTTCCAATTAAATCTTGTGCTATATGATATCTTTAAGATTGCACGTTctaaaagtctttctttctttttcaaatcatgatttcaatcgaatagattcacataaattagaACTGTAAAGTATTATTTTCAAATGACCCGTAGTATGGATTTAATTGATGTATATtgacagacaaaaaaaaaaaaaatcttgcaatTTAACATGTGGTACAAGTATTGCAGCTTCTTTATTTTCTAGACTAGATACATGTCGTCCCACTTATTGTTGGGCAGTTAGACGTAATTGTCTTTTTAGTAGAAGATTTGATATGCTATCTGTGTACAGAAATTAAACTATAATACTCTTTATCTCAGTTTATGTGATGATGATGTTTGAttagacacgaaatttaagaatgaAAAGAAGACTTTGGAATCTTGTAGTCTGAAATAAGTCGTAGATATTGTGTTAAACCATCTCGTCAATgaaaatttttaaattaaattgatATAGAAATAGTATGTAATATGTAAAAAGAGTGTCAGGTAGATTGGAAAGTTACATTGTGGGACTAACGAGATTTTGGTGTCTTTTGGACATACTTGCTATGATAACTGAAGAATTCCCGGGATCAAAAGCAGTAAGTGAAGCAAGTTCAAACTTTGGGCCTTCATATGTATCCGGCCCAATTCTCTTTGTGTTCGAAAAAGTATCCACATTTATAGTCGTCACAGAAGATAAGAAAGAAGACGAGAAAAAAGCCGAGGCCCCAGCTGAAGCGGAAGGTACAACAGCTAAAGCAGCAGAAGGAGAGACAACGGGCGAGGTGAAAGAGAAGGATATAGTTATTGAAGCAGCAGAAGCTAAGAAAGAAGAGGCCTCGGCACCTGCTGACGTGGCATCATCTGCTGACGTGGCACCTGCCAAGGTGGAAGAAGCGCCCGCTGCAGCTGACGTGGCACCAGCCAAGGTGGAAGAAGCACCAAAGGCTTGATGAATATAATAATTCAATTTGTGTCTTgtgtctaaaaaaaaaaagttgcttttttttcttttttctttttctatgttTCATGCATGGTTGCTATAAGAAAGAAGACAGAAACTTGATTTGTTATTCTTTTGTTAGTGTTTTCCTTTATTAGTTTGTACTTTGTACAATATTATCTCAACAGTGtctgtgtatttttatttttattcttcaaGTTATTCAAATTGATTCTTCAATATTATTATAAGATGTATATGTTGATTTGATTTCTCACTTCTTTTTCTCCATGGTATACATGGTGTGGTTAAGAGTATCTTCAAACTTCAATTTTGAAGAGCTACATGATACATATTACAATGTGCTTGGTTGTTAGAATTAAGCTAGATGTAGTACTTCGGCCCCTACATTAATGTATCCACCAGCAGtagcggagccaggattttcactaagagggttcaaaatataaaaaagtaaacacatGAAGTAGTcaaagggggttcaacgtctactatatatacatatgaaataATTTTAATCATATATAAACAGTGTAATGTTCCGCCGAATGGGGTTCTGATGAAGCCCCTTGGCCCTTCCTCCCTCCACCCCTGTCTACCAgtttttaaaacaaaacaaaaaaacaataataaaataatgGGGTATGTATTGATTATAACCTAGATTAATTTGCTAGTCCAATACGGTTGTAAATTGTTCTCTCTGTGGACTTATTATTCActcaattattattttttggtaACTATTTACTCAATTATTTGATTTTATAAAACGGGCTAAACTTATACTATATAGTTAGAGGTCATGATTTGAGACTTATATTATTTGATTTCTTGTTGAACTTAAATCACTTCATGTATTGATGTGGCTTCAGCTTAGTAAGTCTCCTCTCTAGTACTCCTCACCTTGGTAATCGTCCCATTTAAATTGTCATGTGACGATAGATGAGATAGAGAGAGATTTATCTACCAACACAAATGTATTCTGTCGAAGCGTTTTCACATCAATGAATAAGATGATTTAATAGGTATGCGTCTTATCTCGATTCACAATATTCTTGATCTATACTATATTCTTGGATTAATAAAAATTAACTTGCACTTACCTCAATCAACACATGTAAGAAGTAATTGTGAAATAAAATCTTATATCCTATTTTTTAAAAGTTAGCTTTCAGACTTGAGTAGATCAGCTTAGTTCTTCTCCTTTCCTCTTAAGTACTATTTATTATCTTACTCTATGAAATAAAACTGAGACCAGATTATAGTCCAAGTAATTAATGACGTGGCTAATATTTCTGCGATAAAGACTAAAACTTTTGTAATTTTTGTTATAAGATAAAGTTTAGGGGGGAAAAGGAATATCAACAACTAGTTGCGTGTAAGGATTATGGTTGATGTGACTCAAACTGCTACTGCTATATATGTGAACAGTGTATGTGAGAGGGATGGAagactttttaaaataaaagatCAATGACACGTAGCAGCTATTTGAGAGAAACTTCTATTTTATCTAATTTAATTTTGTCTCATCAGAATAACCATAATTTTCATATGGATTTTTTATCATATAATTAATTATCAACACCAAGGATATagcttatttttttcctttttaaccAACAAATTAGCGTGGTAATCCCAAAATGAGATTTCACTCTAGCTCCAATTAACTCCTGAAGGAGGCCTAACCCAGGTAATGAATCACAGCGTTTAGAATTTAGATAGTATCGAATTTAACCGACATACACTGAAAATGCAAAAAACTTACATGAACACTATTTAACTGACATACACTGACAATGCAAAAAACTTACATGAACACTATTTAATTTAAATCATGTgtaagaataataaaaataatatatgtagATTATTCAGAAAGGAAACAAGGGATACatcagaaaaaataaaaatcaatataACAGATAATACAACTCAATTCTGATAGAAACCAAATTCAATTGCCCACACGCAAGAAACTATGTGCTAAGCAAGTTGGACCAATTatgtataataataataacaataataataataataataataataataataataataataataataataataatatttgaaATTGATGTTTCAAGGGGAAGTTTGATTGAAGCAACTGGGCATTAAAATTATCATCATTTAGTGCATTATCAATTTGCTCAtaagaaaatacatatatatatttggctTTTCTTCATGTTGCGTTGGTCCATTCAGCAAGCATACTTGTTCACTTTGACCAAAGTAAACTTGAATAAAAAGAGACGTGTGGATGGCCTACCAATCATTTTGCCATAGAGGTGAATTTTTATTAGCTCCTTCAtgcatttccttaaaaaaaaatatttctttgatCTTCTCATTATTTTCCCTATCTTGAAATTTTTCTTTCCACATCTTTAACAAAGACAGTAAATTCCATGCAAATATACTACTAATTGCTTTCTTCGCATCTGACTAAATCTTGGTGGACAAGGTTATCCAATACTTATGGCTAGCGAAGGTAACAGGTACCTCGTGgcattagtcgaggtgcgcaatCTGACCTGAACACCATGTTATCACGAAAAAAAATTGAATTACGTAGCAAAGATTACACCAAATCACATGGTTTTATCAAGATTAAGTAATAAATCACAGTGAGAAACATATGTTATGAATCCAtaaatttgatataaatattgtgtattagtattttttttttccccttaatAATATTGCGATTTAAATAATGTCTTTCTGGTCATGAAGCAATATACGTCATGCAATTAGATAAGTCTATTGGTGTTTATCATTTTTCCACCAAAGATATTTGGTATTATAATGTGATGCATGACAAGTGGAAGGATCTTTAATTCAGAGATAGCTAAACTGAATGCGATTTAATTGGTATTTAATACTCATTTGTCCAGACCCAACATGCTTTCAATTTCCTGAGTAAATGCCCTACCCACCTCCTCCTGAATAACACAAGTTCCGACAGAATTTTCTCATGGTTCACAATCAATAAAAAAGATCTATATTAATTTTATATGAACCATACCATTTGCTTTGAAAGAGTTTGATAGTAACCATCTTCTTCTTAACTCAGGGTGAGAGTAAACGAACTGGAGGATCCATTAATGGATTCATAGGTTCGACTAGAGGTGGCAATTTGAGcccatatttagaaaattagccTATTTTATCCACATGTTAGGGAGTTGGTCACTCATATTTCAGGAGGGTAAATATGGGTTTCAAGTCTCTCTTTAACCCATAAAAATATGGGCAAATATGGATaaaatatggatatccatataaGAACACACTAGACTCAATAACAACTCATTTTGAAAATGAAAAATTTCTTTCTTACTTCCCACCCCAATCCTTACCCCACCACACACGCCgccatgcccccccccccccccccaacctttatttcatatattttatttttcttttataaaaagcttataaaaaaggagaaatttttttcttacctcccaccccaacccttaccccaccacccaccctGCCATGCCCCCCCCCCCAGCtccacacttttttttatttcatatattttatttttcttttataaaaagcttataaaaaaaagtgaaatttttttcttacctcccaccccaacccttaccccaccacccaccccgccATGCCCCCCACCTCCACacacttttttttatttcatatactttattttcttttgtaaaaagcttataaaaaaggagaattttttttcttacctCCCACTCCGGTTCCCACCCCCACACCCACcataccccctcccccccccctaaaaaaaaattcaatttcatatatttcacctttataaaattttataaaaaataggaaaaaaaaattcttacccccaccccaccccccacccccccgccccaaaaatcaattttgaaatattttacttttataaaagttttataaaaatggaaaaaaaaattcttacccctgccccaccccccaccccccccccccccaaaaaaatcaatttcaaataCTTTACTTTTATTAaagttttataaaaaatggaaaaaaaaaaaatcttactcctgcaccacccccaccacgacctcccccccccccccccccccaaatttcaattttcctatatattacttctataaaaaaaaatataaataatggaAAAGAATTTCTGGTCCCCTACCCCACCCCATCCCCTACCTCCACCCCCTACCCtgccccaaaaaaaaatcaatttcatatattttacttttataaaaaatgaaaaaaaaaattcttacccccaccccacccccctccACGACCCCCACCCCTCACccctgaaatttatatgaaaaaattaatttaacttgacaaaagaaaaaaattataaatatacaCTTGAAATAATATTACACTTGTATAATATGGGTTAACCCATAACCAACTCAGTCATTTATCACTCAACCCATATTTATCCATATAAAATATGGGCGGTTTGAAACCCAACTCATTTTTGTTCAAACCCACCCATTTGCCACCCCTAGGTTCGACATAACTCGATATTTCAGTGTCGAACTCTATATATGTGTCTACCTAtgtgcagtggcggagccactcaTGGCCAAGGGTGGTCACCTGCACACCCTTGGCTAGAAAATGGTATTAGTATATGGATTAGATATTATAGTTAATTGgatataaattaaattttgaacacccttaaAATAATTGAGATAGATAGCTTAGAGTTTAAGGGTGTTCAATTTACCTAAAAGTCACGGTTTAAAGCTTACGTCAAACGCTCGTCATCTTCTTTCTTTTAAAGAAAACATACAAACAATGTCTGAAGCTACTTAGTTGATTTGTATTTGCACTTAATTTTTTTCATGTTCCGACTAAACTTATTTGTATTTGAGttatgatttgcatttggttTATTCCTACGTTGGTTTGGATTACGTTGGACTCATTTGTTGAAACTCTTTTAGTCTTTCTTCTTTCCTTGTTATTTCCTAGAAAAGAAGAAGACGTAttgttcaaaagaagacaacgaGATCTAATAGCAAGTTAACAACCACTTATTTTgttctcttttcctttttaattacTTCTATGAACATTTTAACTATCCCaatttgttctcttttttttttccaaagaaTATTAATTAACCGTTATCTCTCGCTTTGTAACATTCTTGGAATTCTCTTGTTGTTCTCCACTTGTGGGATAacgtacactgggtatgttgttgtttgttgttgttgtcatttgAAATGTAATCACCGTAAGAATTTTCTAGCAATGAAATTTATCAAGAATAACTTGCGAAATCAAATGGACCATAAATTTTTAAGTGAGTGTGCAGtgatgatgttaaaaaaaaaaaaattgttgcactcattcatcaaaaaaaaattatataatcgTCAACATTTGAACAACCTTAGCAAAATTTCTGACTCCGCTACTGCCTACGTGTCTATGTGCAAAAAATAAGTATAGATAAAGTTAGATATTTATTTTAGAACTCATTAAGTCTTAATGGCAGAACTAGAGCATGCCGTGCGTGTTCAAGGTATCCTAGTAGCTTTTGCATAGACCATGTATATAGTTAAGAGATCAattaaatatctataaatattatCCCGTGAACACAGTTATAattgtatattaacttgagatcgttgTAGGaaccataaacttcaaatcctgatTCTGTCTCTGTAGGTCTAATGTCTACAGTGTTGAGGACAATACACGACTGAGGTTATGGTAAGACTCATGTACAAGTGATCAATTCAGCAATACACTAAGAATTACAAAATTAATCAAAACCTGTTGAAATTGTAAGTTAATAGAGGAGAAGATGTCTTTGGTCTGTTTTCACATGTTCTCAATCAGAGTGTCCAGATATATTCTGTCTTTCAAGGATTGAGATATCCGGGGTTTATGCTTACTACATCAATGGTAGCCACTTCTACGAATGATATTTAACACGAGATGGATATATACACGAGATGCTACAG
Encoded here:
- the LOC132631906 gene encoding plasma membrane-associated cation-binding protein 1, whose translation is MGYWQAKVVPKFKQIFEKNPKKAAAAEACKTFDEAKEQYSKEFEEKKTELQPKVVEVYEAAEVEIKTLVKKPKGAGLKKHSAGVQKFLDELVKIEFPGSKAVSEASSNFGPSYVSGPILFVFEKVSTFIVVTEDKKEDEKKAEAPAEAEGTTAKAAEGETTGEVKEKDIVIEAAEAKKEEASAPADVASSADVAPAKVEEAPAAADVAPAKVEEAPKA